In one window of Cytophagaceae bacterium ABcell3 DNA:
- a CDS encoding IPExxxVDY family protein, with product MKPVKLSVEYEFDFEILGIISPVKDYKLALHINRCLDISLKRDEDINLEFLKEGKIVISCFLSESEYSCLRLLKNKSVEHSNVAKPYLIPELKEYDYFIHLSGEGDMWDADETVSKLREIPIIQYIQKLNTSNLKSRENLIF from the coding sequence ATGAAGCCTGTAAAATTATCTGTCGAATATGAATTTGACTTTGAAATACTCGGAATTATTTCTCCTGTCAAAGATTATAAGCTGGCATTGCATATTAATAGATGCCTGGATATTTCTTTGAAGAGAGACGAGGATATTAATTTAGAATTTTTAAAAGAAGGTAAAATCGTAATTTCGTGTTTCCTTTCGGAAAGTGAGTACAGTTGTCTTAGACTTCTTAAAAATAAATCGGTGGAGCACTCTAATGTGGCAAAGCCTTACCTTATTCCAGAACTTAAAGAATATGACTATTTTATACACCTAAGTGGAGAAGGGGATATGTGGGATGCAGATGAAACTGTCAGCAAACTCAGAGAAATTCCCATTATTCAATATATCCAAAAACTAAATACGAGTAACCTTAAATCCAGAGAAAATTTAATATTTTAA
- a CDS encoding acyl carrier protein: protein MSEIAQKVKSIIIDKLGVEESEVTPDASFTNDLGADSLDTVELIMEFEKEFNISIPDEQAENISTVGQAIAYLESNVK, encoded by the coding sequence ATGTCAGAAATTGCACAAAAAGTAAAGAGTATTATCATTGACAAACTTGGAGTTGAAGAGTCAGAGGTTACTCCAGATGCAAGCTTCACTAATGATCTTGGGGCTGACTCACTTGATACTGTTGAACTAATCATGGAGTTTGAAAAGGAGTTCAACATCTCAATTCCAGATGAGCAGGCTGAAAACATTTCGACTGTAGGCCAGGCTATTGCTTACCTAGAGTCAAACGTAAAATAA
- the fabF gene encoding beta-ketoacyl-ACP synthase II, whose protein sequence is MELKRVVVTGLGALTPLGNSVQDYWNGLSNGVSGAAPITKFDASKSKTKFACEVKNLNVEDYIERKDARKMDPFSQYAVIASSQAVTDSNLELDKVNLDRIGVIWGSGIGGLKTFQDEVMSFAKGDGTPRFNPFFIPKMIADISAGHISMRYGFRGPNFVTVSACASSTNAIIDAFNYIRLNKADVMVTGGSEAAVTESGIGGFNALKALSERNDSPQTASRPFDKDRDGFVLGEGAGALVLEEYEHAKARGARIYAEMIGGGLSADAHHLTAPHPEGLGAKLVMTNALQDANIKPEDVDYINVHGTSTPLGDISEITAIQSVFGEHAFKLNVSSTKSMTGHLLGAAGAIEGIASVLSIYNDLVPPTINHFTDDERFDNRLNLTFNKAQKRTVNVALSNTFGFGGHNSSIIFRKKPD, encoded by the coding sequence ATGGAGTTAAAAAGAGTTGTTGTAACAGGACTAGGCGCACTTACACCACTTGGCAATTCGGTTCAGGACTACTGGAACGGGCTATCCAATGGGGTAAGTGGCGCTGCTCCTATTACGAAATTCGATGCATCAAAATCAAAAACCAAATTTGCCTGCGAGGTAAAAAACCTGAATGTCGAAGACTATATTGAGAGAAAAGATGCCCGTAAAATGGATCCTTTTTCCCAATATGCAGTAATTGCCTCTTCGCAAGCGGTAACTGATTCAAACTTAGAGCTAGACAAGGTAAACCTTGACCGTATAGGCGTAATCTGGGGATCTGGTATAGGTGGCCTGAAAACATTTCAAGATGAAGTAATGAGCTTTGCCAAAGGAGACGGTACTCCTAGGTTTAACCCTTTCTTTATCCCAAAAATGATTGCAGACATTAGTGCAGGACACATATCTATGAGATATGGGTTCAGAGGGCCTAACTTTGTTACAGTATCGGCCTGTGCTTCTTCTACCAATGCTATCATAGACGCTTTTAACTATATCAGGTTAAATAAAGCAGATGTAATGGTAACTGGTGGCTCAGAAGCGGCTGTAACTGAATCAGGGATAGGTGGCTTTAACGCACTAAAAGCTTTATCGGAAAGAAATGATTCCCCGCAAACAGCATCCAGACCTTTTGACAAAGACCGTGATGGCTTTGTACTTGGAGAAGGAGCTGGCGCTTTAGTGCTGGAAGAATATGAGCATGCCAAAGCACGTGGGGCAAGGATTTATGCTGAAATGATTGGCGGAGGTCTCTCTGCAGACGCCCACCACCTGACAGCACCTCACCCTGAAGGTCTTGGAGCTAAACTTGTAATGACCAATGCTTTGCAAGACGCCAATATCAAACCCGAAGATGTGGATTATATCAATGTTCATGGAACATCTACTCCACTGGGAGATATAAGTGAGATTACTGCGATACAAAGCGTTTTTGGAGAACATGCCTTTAAACTAAATGTAAGTTCCACTAAATCTATGACCGGTCACCTATTGGGTGCGGCTGGTGCTATAGAAGGAATTGCTTCTGTATTGTCTATATATAATGACTTGGTGCCTCCTACTATCAACCACTTTACTGATGACGAGCGCTTTGACAACAGGTTAAACTTAACCTTTAACAAGGCTCAAAAACGTACAGTAAATGTTGCTCTAAGCAATACTTTTGGTTTCGGAGGACATAACAGTTCTATTATTTTCAGAAAAAAACCTGATTAA
- the rnc gene encoding ribonuclease III — MALLKRLLYYLRPEKDRRLISTLRHITGMYPGNLEVYKLAIKHTSASQEEESGRKLSNERLEYLGDAILGAVIAEFLFKKYPFKNEGFLTEIRSRIVNRESLNNLCRKIGLAHIIEYSARKGINSHKSMYGDALEALVGAVYLDKGFESSRTFILQKLLNPHFDLDELIENNTNFKSMLIEWAQKYNRNIKFVISKEVGSYHHREFTAEVILDEEVISNGIGLSKKKAEQAAAEKACKKLAIVEA, encoded by the coding sequence ATGGCGCTTCTTAAAAGGCTCTTATATTATTTAAGGCCTGAAAAGGACCGAAGGCTGATCAGTACATTAAGGCATATAACCGGAATGTATCCTGGAAACCTTGAGGTTTATAAGCTTGCTATTAAACATACGTCTGCTTCTCAAGAAGAAGAGTCGGGCAGAAAACTTTCTAACGAAAGACTTGAATACCTCGGCGATGCCATACTAGGTGCGGTCATCGCCGAGTTTCTCTTTAAAAAATACCCCTTCAAAAACGAAGGCTTCCTCACTGAAATACGTTCCCGAATCGTTAACCGGGAGTCTCTAAATAACCTTTGTAGAAAGATTGGTCTCGCACATATCATTGAATATAGTGCCAGAAAAGGTATTAACTCCCACAAATCAATGTATGGTGACGCACTGGAAGCCTTGGTGGGTGCTGTATATTTAGACAAAGGTTTTGAAAGTAGCAGGACATTTATCCTTCAAAAACTGCTCAACCCTCATTTTGACCTTGATGAGTTAATTGAGAATAACACCAACTTTAAAAGTATGCTCATAGAGTGGGCGCAGAAATATAACCGAAATATCAAATTCGTGATTTCTAAAGAGGTAGGCAGTTACCACCACAGGGAGTTTACTGCAGAAGTCATTTTAGATGAAGAAGTGATAAGTAACGGCATCGGGCTCAGTAAGAAAAAAGCAGAGCAGGCCGCAGCAGAAAAAGCTTGCAAGAAACTGGCGATTGTGGAAGCTTAG
- a CDS encoding transposase: MSKRERRSYDHEFKTMAVELHLSGKTSTAVGKELGIGPDLVRRWSREMKTNGAASFPGNGKQNLSEEQKEIHALRKALKESELEREILKKAVSIFSRGDSKYTNS; encoded by the coding sequence ATGAGTAAAAGAGAAAGAAGGTCATATGACCACGAATTTAAAACAATGGCTGTAGAGCTGCATTTAAGCGGGAAGACCAGTACCGCTGTTGGGAAAGAATTAGGCATTGGTCCTGATTTAGTAAGGAGATGGTCACGTGAAATGAAGACGAATGGCGCTGCCAGTTTTCCAGGAAATGGGAAACAGAACCTTTCAGAAGAACAAAAAGAAATTCATGCCTTGAGGAAAGCCTTAAAGGAATCTGAGCTTGAAAGGGAAATCCTAAAAAAGGCGGTAAGCATCTTTTCCAGGGGAGACAGCAAATATACCAATTCATAA
- a CDS encoding IS3 family transposase, with protein MDHRKEYAVEKMCRTFNVARNSFYEWKKEKQLKLAQQRAILLKEIKTVHELSNGTYGSPRITLDLRKKGFAVSRPRVARIMKDHGIRSVVSKKFKVCTTDSNHGFSISPNVLDRSFKPESPSKSWVSDITYIRTNEAWLYLTMIMDLYDRKIIGWSMSTSMHAYETVVPAWRMALINRPVFQELVFHSDRGVQYACKEFRDELGKLNVTQSMSRKGNCWDNAVAESFFKTLKSETGYRKYESIKQAKKGLFEYIEIWYNRTRRHSSLGYLSPEEFYNIHRKSAA; from the coding sequence ATGGATCATAGAAAAGAGTATGCTGTTGAAAAGATGTGTAGGACATTTAATGTTGCCAGGAACAGCTTTTATGAGTGGAAGAAGGAGAAACAACTCAAACTGGCTCAACAAAGAGCGATATTGCTAAAGGAAATCAAAACAGTGCATGAGTTAAGCAATGGTACCTATGGAAGTCCTAGAATTACATTAGATCTTAGAAAAAAGGGTTTTGCAGTATCCAGGCCAAGGGTTGCCAGGATCATGAAAGACCACGGAATCAGGAGTGTTGTAAGTAAAAAATTTAAAGTCTGCACAACTGATTCAAACCATGGATTTAGCATCAGTCCTAACGTTCTTGATAGATCTTTTAAACCTGAAAGCCCTTCAAAATCATGGGTATCAGACATAACTTATATCCGGACAAATGAGGCATGGTTATACCTGACCATGATTATGGACTTATATGATAGGAAAATAATAGGATGGTCTATGTCCACTTCGATGCATGCATATGAAACAGTAGTGCCTGCATGGAGGATGGCACTGATAAACAGACCTGTTTTTCAAGAGCTGGTTTTTCATTCAGACAGAGGCGTGCAGTATGCATGCAAAGAGTTCAGGGATGAGCTTGGTAAGCTAAATGTTACTCAGAGCATGAGCAGAAAAGGGAATTGCTGGGACAATGCAGTGGCTGAAAGCTTCTTCAAAACCCTGAAATCTGAAACTGGTTACCGGAAATATGAATCAATAAAGCAGGCAAAAAAGGGATTGTTTGAATACATTGAGATATGGTACAACAGGACCAGAAGACATTCCTCTCTTGGATATCTTTCTCCTGAAGAATTTTATAATATTCATAGAAAAAGTGCTGCGTAA
- a CDS encoding gliding motility-associated C-terminal domain-containing protein has product MPNPGFEQYDSSACVLRPTCAYSELLATPLTYHRGIGTLYWYSSTLNHASSINEANITGYHLFTEVLYPRSGHAFIILTTYGNTSFDGERYESRSYAQVKLKEQLKAGCTYEVTYYVRAYGSHSLTRFSRQSMVSDGVSAYFSTDSVLVETRGPLTQFTPQIAPTDGVIIDDTIHYTKVSGTFVAEGGEQFLLLGNFKDNANTPNRYLKDTPPTDRSHSAQYLVDDVSVTPVPPEGMALNIGNDTTICDTTDISLPLAAPEGFQSYLWSTGDTTSSIEARTPGTYWIKADYGCGTLYDTINIGTVPPPPPHKSFTDTTLCHESGFPFTISAPEGYTSYTWGTGNQSQSLEIRKPGTYSILAEHICGLYSDTVNIKAYTRPETLVQNNTDTVICENRQTHITAIEGYDHYTWSTEDSSQSIQVSEPGTYSLHAVSPEGCVLKDSVTLVLYRPPNLPLLPEDTLACKELPLEIVATEQPSYYSYQWNGALGESTLQATEEGSYKLTVSNQCFSATDSINVKFTKCTPIIPNLVTPNNDGHNDLFQIVSEIDRQYELRLYNRWGKLVFMEENTNNWDLNSLNEGVYYYAIYDHLLNDTYKGYLHLVR; this is encoded by the coding sequence GTGCCGAACCCCGGGTTTGAGCAATATGATTCAAGTGCATGTGTTCTGAGACCAACTTGTGCGTATTCTGAATTATTAGCAACCCCTTTAACTTACCATAGGGGAATTGGCACCCTATATTGGTACTCTTCAACTCTCAACCATGCCAGCTCAATAAACGAAGCAAACATTACTGGTTACCACCTTTTTACGGAAGTACTCTACCCAAGATCAGGCCATGCTTTTATCATACTAACAACCTATGGCAACACTTCTTTTGACGGAGAACGATATGAAAGCAGAAGCTATGCTCAGGTAAAATTAAAGGAACAGCTAAAAGCTGGCTGTACCTATGAAGTCACCTATTATGTCAGGGCCTACGGGAGCCATTCTCTGACCAGATTTTCAAGACAAAGCATGGTCTCAGACGGGGTAAGTGCCTACTTCTCTACAGACAGTGTTTTGGTGGAAACAAGGGGGCCGCTGACGCAGTTCACCCCACAAATAGCCCCCACCGATGGCGTGATCATTGACGATACCATACACTATACCAAAGTTTCAGGCACCTTTGTGGCCGAGGGGGGGGAGCAGTTCCTGCTCCTGGGAAACTTTAAAGACAACGCTAACACTCCGAACAGATATTTAAAAGACACTCCCCCTACAGATAGGAGTCATTCTGCCCAATATCTGGTAGACGATGTCTCTGTAACACCTGTCCCCCCGGAAGGCATGGCACTCAACATTGGCAATGACACTACTATATGTGACACCACAGATATAAGCCTGCCCTTGGCCGCACCGGAAGGGTTTCAAAGCTACCTTTGGTCTACCGGAGACACAACGTCTTCTATAGAAGCACGGACGCCCGGCACTTACTGGATCAAAGCAGACTATGGGTGCGGCACCCTCTATGACACCATCAATATCGGTACCGTTCCGCCCCCTCCGCCACATAAAAGCTTTACCGATACGACACTGTGCCATGAAAGCGGATTCCCGTTTACAATTTCCGCCCCGGAAGGATATACCTCATACACATGGGGTACAGGAAACCAGTCCCAAAGCTTGGAGATACGAAAACCCGGTACTTATTCAATACTTGCAGAACATATATGCGGGCTATACAGTGATACGGTCAACATTAAGGCTTACACCAGGCCTGAAACATTGGTCCAAAACAACACCGATACCGTTATATGCGAGAACCGGCAAACGCACATAACCGCTATCGAAGGCTATGACCATTATACATGGAGCACGGAAGACTCCTCACAAAGCATACAAGTATCGGAACCCGGCACCTATTCCCTGCATGCCGTTTCACCAGAAGGGTGTGTATTGAAAGATTCTGTAACCCTCGTCCTGTACAGGCCACCTAACCTCCCCCTGCTACCGGAAGACACTCTGGCCTGTAAGGAACTGCCCCTGGAAATCGTTGCCACAGAGCAGCCGTCATATTACAGTTATCAATGGAACGGCGCTTTGGGAGAAAGCACACTACAGGCAACGGAAGAAGGAAGCTATAAGCTGACGGTATCAAACCAATGCTTTTCGGCAACTGACAGCATCAATGTAAAGTTTACCAAATGCACGCCAATTATACCAAACCTGGTGACCCCAAACAACGATGGGCACAATGACTTATTCCAGATTGTCTCTGAAATCGACAGGCAGTATGAGCTAAGACTGTACAACAGGTGGGGCAAACTGGTGTTCATGGAAGAAAACACCAACAACTGGGACTTGAACAGCTTAAACGAAGGTGTCTACTACTATGCCATATATGACCACCTTCTAAATGATACCTACAAAGGCTACTTGCACTTGGTGAGGTGA
- a CDS encoding universal stress protein gives MKKILCPIDFSECSENAVAYAYELASSAGADIVLCFAYPLPYTETESEKKAWASNHEEGILNVRNELELASRRLSRLNPERNIKVDYIIREGLAADIIPNVAISESADIIVMGTKGAEGFRETLGTVSAAVINKVKVPVLVIPENSVYKPVKEIVYATDLEGVENQAVEFTIKLAELFNAHISFLSIQKESDNVKDIGQVVEYAMDNLLNRSSYDNISFHLNEGKEVSEGISIFAERKRADLVVMASYEKSAFDRLFGRSHTREMVYHASIPVLALHKTKEQVGA, from the coding sequence ATGAAAAAGATTTTATGCCCTATAGACTTTAGCGAATGCTCTGAAAATGCTGTTGCTTATGCTTATGAGCTTGCATCTTCTGCAGGTGCGGATATTGTACTCTGCTTTGCCTATCCTTTGCCTTATACCGAAACAGAGTCAGAAAAGAAAGCTTGGGCCAGCAATCATGAAGAAGGTATATTGAATGTAAGGAATGAGCTTGAGTTAGCTTCTCGCAGGCTGAGCAGGCTAAATCCTGAAAGGAATATTAAAGTTGACTATATCATCAGGGAAGGGCTGGCTGCTGATATTATTCCCAATGTAGCCATTAGTGAAAGTGCAGATATTATTGTAATGGGCACCAAAGGCGCTGAAGGCTTTAGGGAAACTTTGGGAACGGTCTCTGCCGCGGTAATCAATAAAGTGAAAGTGCCTGTACTAGTTATACCAGAAAATTCGGTATATAAGCCTGTGAAGGAAATTGTATATGCTACTGACCTGGAAGGGGTGGAGAACCAAGCAGTGGAATTTACCATTAAGTTGGCAGAACTGTTCAATGCACATATTTCTTTCTTGAGTATTCAAAAAGAGTCTGATAATGTAAAAGATATTGGGCAAGTTGTAGAATATGCTATGGACAATCTCCTGAACCGTTCTTCTTATGACAATATATCTTTTCATTTGAATGAAGGGAAAGAAGTTTCTGAAGGTATTTCTATATTTGCAGAAAGGAAAAGAGCCGACTTAGTGGTCATGGCTTCTTATGAAAAATCTGCTTTTGATAGGCTGTTTGGTCGTAGCCATACCAGAGAAATGGTTTATCACGCAAGTATCCCTGTGTTGGCTTTGCACAAGACAAAGGAGCAGGTGGGTGCTTAA
- a CDS encoding universal stress protein, whose amino-acid sequence MKNILYCADFSPASNAASAFAAGVAHVSGATLGLYHAYAIPLIDPYAPVYKYEQVVEAEEKASELRLQGICDKIQSGANNVRECQVFTDSSPAVEAVLKLSEEHESDLIVMGAASAGGLTKVFGSTTAGVVSDSDKPVLIVPPTATYKGLKKIVCATDLGKYDYKCFKFLGKLAALFKSEIVFVHIGEMKHDEQKNSLYHVQDEILGNIGYDKIRFEEFHYKDPEEGLKLIIDAQSPDLLVMVRYERGFFDQLFHRSLTRKMIYKANVPLLVLHG is encoded by the coding sequence ATGAAGAATATCTTGTATTGTGCAGACTTTTCCCCAGCTTCAAATGCTGCATCTGCTTTTGCAGCTGGGGTAGCTCATGTGAGCGGTGCTACGCTTGGGCTTTATCACGCTTATGCCATTCCGTTAATAGATCCTTATGCCCCTGTATATAAATATGAACAGGTGGTAGAGGCTGAGGAAAAAGCAAGTGAACTACGACTGCAAGGTATATGCGATAAAATTCAAAGTGGAGCTAATAATGTCAGGGAATGTCAGGTTTTTACAGACAGCTCTCCTGCTGTCGAGGCAGTGCTAAAATTGTCCGAAGAGCATGAAAGTGACCTGATTGTTATGGGAGCCGCAAGTGCTGGTGGTTTGACTAAAGTGTTTGGAAGTACCACTGCCGGTGTAGTGTCCGATAGCGATAAGCCTGTGTTGATTGTCCCGCCAACGGCTACTTACAAAGGGCTTAAGAAGATCGTGTGCGCTACCGATTTGGGAAAGTATGACTACAAGTGCTTTAAGTTTTTAGGAAAACTTGCGGCCTTATTTAAATCTGAAATTGTGTTTGTTCACATCGGTGAAATGAAGCATGATGAGCAAAAGAATAGTTTGTACCATGTTCAGGATGAAATCCTGGGCAATATAGGCTATGACAAAATCAGGTTTGAAGAGTTTCACTATAAAGATCCAGAAGAAGGGTTAAAGCTAATTATTGATGCCCAAAGCCCTGATCTTTTGGTTATGGTGAGGTATGAAAGAGGATTTTTTGATCAGTTGTTTCATAGGAGCCTTACCCGAAAAATGATTTATAAAGCCAATGTCCCTCTTTTGGTGCTCCATGGCTAA
- a CDS encoding universal stress protein — MKTILVPTDFSKEANNALDVAYVIAKQTGAKIELLHIVEGIFEEKFSPGGNYMKEDGMNKVFIIKLIEKAHKDMKKLIEKKGYKDISVAFDVKVGSVFNHISEIITEKEIDMIVMGTKGQGGLKGLLVGSNTEKVVRLARCLVLAVKDKTENFALQNVVLATALDDYSSELIVSVRELQKIMNFKLHLLYVNTPSEFHSTEEAMVSLKEICRLYKLDNCTLNVINEYSVENGIMDYAYQVKADLIAMSTHGRKGIYHMFQGSISEDMVKYSGKPILTHLLS; from the coding sequence ATGAAAACTATTCTTGTTCCTACAGATTTTTCGAAAGAAGCCAATAATGCACTTGATGTTGCTTATGTAATCGCTAAACAAACCGGTGCAAAAATCGAATTGTTGCACATTGTGGAAGGAATTTTTGAAGAGAAATTCTCTCCTGGCGGAAATTACATGAAAGAAGATGGGATGAATAAGGTCTTTATTATTAAGCTTATTGAAAAAGCCCACAAAGACATGAAGAAGCTTATTGAGAAAAAAGGCTATAAAGACATTTCGGTAGCTTTTGATGTGAAGGTGGGAAGTGTTTTCAATCACATTTCCGAGATCATTACAGAAAAGGAAATCGATATGATCGTGATGGGTACTAAAGGTCAGGGTGGCCTTAAAGGGCTACTGGTTGGATCCAATACGGAAAAAGTGGTAAGGCTTGCTAGATGCTTAGTATTGGCGGTTAAGGATAAAACCGAAAATTTTGCACTTCAGAATGTTGTTTTAGCTACTGCTTTAGATGACTACTCTAGCGAACTTATAGTTAGCGTAAGGGAGTTGCAGAAAATTATGAACTTTAAGCTACACTTACTGTATGTAAATACGCCTTCTGAGTTTCATTCTACCGAAGAAGCAATGGTTTCTCTTAAAGAAATATGCAGGCTTTACAAACTAGATAACTGTACACTTAATGTGATCAATGAGTATAGTGTGGAGAATGGTATTATGGACTATGCTTACCAGGTGAAAGCAGACTTAATAGCAATGTCTACACATGGTAGAAAAGGTATTTATCACATGTTCCAAGGCAGTATAAGTGAGGATATGGTTAAATATTCTGGCAAGCCGATATTAACACACCTTTTAAGCTAA
- a CDS encoding ROK family protein: protein MILGIDIGGTYIKTGLVNEQGEISASKKIPTPEVTADNKFTENLLKVIKDFQQETPGIRGVGIGFPGLLDQAKEKVLFLPNIPNIGEVSVVPYLTKELNLPVRIENDANCAALGEYIYGTGKENMLLMTLGTGIGSGAVINGKLFTGGRGNGMEAGHIVGPGGKTIEEHIGTKGIISNCYAQIQAAQGKSSLAGKEITPKMIYDAALEKDDVALHVLKNIGHVLGEAIVTIVRILDVDQILIGGGIAAASEFIVPEAKEVLKTYLPPYYTDSLIIEHASLKNEAGVLGAAALIADVLGDKPGK from the coding sequence ATGATACTAGGCATAGACATCGGAGGAACTTATATTAAAACAGGTTTGGTAAACGAGCAGGGCGAGATAAGTGCTTCAAAAAAAATCCCTACACCAGAGGTTACGGCTGATAATAAATTTACTGAAAACCTACTGAAAGTGATCAAAGACTTTCAACAAGAAACTCCTGGCATAAGAGGTGTAGGTATTGGTTTCCCTGGCCTGCTTGACCAAGCTAAAGAAAAAGTACTTTTCCTTCCCAATATTCCAAACATTGGAGAAGTTTCAGTTGTCCCTTATTTAACAAAGGAACTGAACCTTCCTGTCAGAATTGAAAATGATGCCAACTGTGCTGCACTTGGAGAATATATTTATGGCACAGGCAAAGAAAACATGCTTTTGATGACTTTAGGGACAGGTATTGGTAGCGGGGCTGTTATCAATGGAAAACTATTTACCGGCGGAAGAGGCAATGGAATGGAAGCTGGTCATATTGTAGGTCCTGGGGGGAAAACTATAGAAGAGCATATCGGCACAAAGGGGATCATTTCCAATTGCTATGCACAAATACAGGCAGCTCAAGGCAAGTCATCTTTGGCTGGAAAAGAAATTACCCCTAAAATGATCTATGACGCCGCGCTTGAAAAAGACGATGTGGCACTTCATGTGCTAAAAAACATTGGACATGTATTGGGTGAAGCTATCGTAACTATCGTAAGAATACTTGATGTAGATCAAATTTTAATTGGCGGCGGCATTGCGGCAGCAAGTGAATTTATCGTCCCTGAAGCAAAAGAAGTATTAAAGACCTACCTTCCTCCTTATTATACCGACTCGCTGATTATAGAGCATGCAAGCCTTAAAAATGAAGCTGGCGTTCTCGGTGCTGCGGCACTAATAGCAGATGTTTTAGGTGATAAGCCAGGCAAATAG
- a CDS encoding T9SS type A sorting domain-containing protein: MKRIYSVFFAFALLMANSLYAQCTFYGFVENDAGDGYYLKEFDETDMFVVKEIGVVDHEDLDEQLGVSAFREANQTIILGAYEEYIVVINTDDGSYDLHPLYENEEDDEVNIVGLFMDNLNDVLYGIIMNFDQEETQLVEINPENGNTRLIGAIADLEEPMGYGELPAGAYDRHSNRIYLVGMNDEDEQALYVINPDDASSVTVKTDKEIIEAIFADDKTGDVFLLQGLESDPFQFVFHKIDKGDLTFEEDFRLTPDGLFVNEIGASFNFHSKNLVIGGWESPSEVFHVINIETQEFTAKGLEISDFPTLIVHGNCGVPTSVSVPALVGAISYNNPASGILNIKSEDVSAGELVLYNSVLQPVYKSVLENGEASVATGGFKPGMYFFRIMGEGKSSEMKKVIIVD; encoded by the coding sequence ATGAAAAGAATTTACTCGGTTTTTTTTGCTTTTGCCCTTCTAATGGCCAATAGCCTTTATGCGCAATGCACATTTTATGGCTTTGTTGAAAATGATGCTGGAGACGGGTATTATTTAAAAGAATTTGATGAGACTGATATGTTTGTCGTAAAGGAAATTGGCGTAGTAGATCATGAAGACTTAGATGAACAGTTAGGTGTGAGTGCTTTTCGAGAAGCCAACCAAACCATTATTTTGGGTGCTTATGAAGAATATATAGTTGTAATTAACACTGATGATGGGAGTTATGACTTACACCCTCTTTATGAAAATGAAGAGGATGATGAAGTTAATATAGTAGGCCTTTTTATGGACAACCTTAATGATGTGCTGTATGGGATTATTATGAATTTTGATCAGGAAGAGACGCAGTTAGTGGAGATCAATCCAGAAAATGGTAATACGAGATTGATTGGAGCTATCGCTGATTTAGAAGAACCAATGGGGTATGGAGAGTTACCAGCAGGTGCTTATGACAGACATTCTAATAGAATTTACCTTGTAGGAATGAATGACGAGGATGAGCAGGCTTTGTATGTAATCAATCCTGATGATGCATCTAGTGTTACAGTAAAAACAGACAAGGAAATTATTGAAGCTATTTTTGCCGATGATAAAACTGGTGATGTTTTCTTGTTGCAGGGATTGGAAAGCGATCCTTTTCAGTTTGTATTTCACAAAATCGATAAAGGTGATTTGACATTTGAGGAGGATTTTAGGTTAACGCCTGACGGATTGTTTGTGAATGAAATAGGTGCTTCTTTCAACTTTCATTCTAAAAATTTAGTTATAGGTGGCTGGGAGAGCCCTTCTGAGGTTTTCCATGTGATCAATATCGAGACACAGGAGTTTACCGCAAAAGGTTTAGAAATATCTGATTTTCCTACTTTAATAGTTCATGGGAATTGTGGAGTGCCTACTTCTGTGTCTGTGCCAGCTTTAGTCGGTGCAATTAGCTACAATAATCCAGCTTCGGGCATACTGAATATAAAATCGGAAGATGTCAGCGCAGGAGAGCTTGTTTTATACAATAGTGTATTGCAGCCTGTTTATAAATCTGTATTAGAAAATGGAGAAGCAAGTGTGGCTACTGGAGGTTTTAAACCAGGTATGTATTTCTTCCGTATCATGGGCGAAGGGAAATCTTCGGAAATGAAGAAAGTAATTATTGTTGATTAA